The nucleotide sequence AGACATCTCCGTCTTGACATACCAACGCCTCAAGAACCAGTTAAGACTGATGACCATATATTTTAGGTTTAAAAACTAGCtagttcctctcttttttttctttctttctttcttcttatgaGTTAGGCCTCAACTACGTCTTCTTAGTGCTCATATACTGTGTGGTTATCGTATGCTTTGATGGTCGTTTATCTATAACTAAGGTTGGGCATTGACGTTGTAGCGTTCCTTCGTCGCCTTTGGAGATGGCACTAGATTACTACCTTCATGACTACGAGTTTGCAGAGCCTCCGCGAGTGACGAGCCTGCAAAACACCGTGCCTCTGCGCACATTTGCCGACTTTGGCGACGACCTCTATTTCGTGGGAGACCAAAGGGGCTACGAGACTGTGGTGTACGATGTGGCTAAACAGTTCCTCAAGACCAACAGCAATGGCTCCATCGTGGATCCTCGGCTCCTGTTAAACAAGGTATTCTTTTTAATATCCTTTCCACTGGATGCCAGCTATGGTCAAGATTTGTTTAACGTATCTCTTCTACTGTTTATAGCTCTTTTTCTAATGATCTATTCCCATGTCATATTTGCATGGAAACCACGTGGTGAGGGTAGAAGAAGTTTGGCAGGTACAGTCTCCCGTGATTAATAATAGAAGGCGGATTGGCTCCCGacataattaatttattagTTGATAGAGAAAAAGTTACGGCACACCTTGGGACCTCATGAATTACCGCTTGACCGATATCATATTCTTACTACTAGGTTACTGGACAAGGCCGGGCACCACATAATTAATTTACTTAATTTTTTGATGCTGAAAATTTATTTAGCTAGAACTGGATGGTTCTGCTGTAGTGAGCAGGACGACTCACGCCCCCTCTCATTTGGCTAAAATTAGATGGTCCTGCTGTAGTGAACAGGGCTGCCCATCTTCCCTTCTTCATTTTTTGAACCGTGTTTTGGCCCCTTCCGAACAGAATTGTCCATTTATTAGATTTACCATTCCGGGCCAACTTCTGGTACACGATAAAATCGGACGGTGGGACGTCCTGTCGAGAAAATGCGACGGACTGATGTAACTTATCATGGATGGCGCTTACTATAAAGGGCCAACCATTTTCAGTCATGTAACATTATGAAACTTTTTTTTGGTGTCAAGTTGGACACAAAAATATATGTTGCTTTCTTACAagcttaaaataattataaatgctCATTAAAATCCCACCAACAAAAGGCACCACGTGGCTCTCTTCTTTCTCGTCAGCGTCTAGGTTTAGACTATTAACGAGTTTTGTTGAAGTCCGAGACTTAACTCCTTTAAAAATCCGAAGGGTATTTTGATCAGCTTAACTTTTATTCTCCATTTTAGGGATGTAGAGCATTCTGATTTTCAGATCCTGACTGACTTGTATTTTAGTCTGATGCAGATTCTGGGATCCCGATATAGTTGGATGATGATCGATGAAATAAACAAAATCTCAGCATATAAACAAATAGTTCGGGCCTCtacaataaaaaattattatcaatGGCTATACATTCTGTAAGTACCTTCGCCAATAAGAACGAGATGAGAGCAATTGTATGAAGGGCTAGTTAGATTAATTTCGGTAGATTGGTGTGTGATGAAAAGTAGTGGAAGAGTAGGAGGGAGAGAGTGTAGGCTGctgatgtatgtgtatataaatatataatatacatacatatgcgcATGATACACAtttaagaaaagagagaaggaagagaaagtTACAAAATCCAATTTGCTTGAAAGTTTTATTAGAGAGTCCAATCTGATAAGtaaaggaggagagagggaatgTGTGGTTGTTAAGGATGAGAAAATTAGTGGTTAGTGAGGTAGGTAACATATTTTAAGATAATAGAGGGGTAACTTTGGCATAAAATTGGCAaacagaatcaagaaaaaatattttcttatttcaaaaatgtcacaaacacacatatatatatctatgaGAAAATGATAATGTCTATAATTACAATTTACTTAGATTATTACTTTGTATGTTCTCTAAATGCTTATCtttgttttcaaaattttatttttgaaattcccGCTTATGAAAAGTTCGAGCAACCTAAACAATGTTGTGAATGATAATCTTCTGTTATTGTCCATCATTTTCTGCTATGTTgttattatgttattttaacacTAAATAATTCTGGATATACCGCATGGGATTGTAATTGTTAATATAACCCATAACGACACTAATACCAATTTCAAGTCAGGTCCATCTTAACATAACAACGTGGTTGTTGTTGAAAACTTGCATGTAAGAGCGTGTGAAAAATTAGATAGATTTCATTCCTCAAAAATGGAGAAATTAAATAGATTAGATATTAATAAAAACTTAAATAAAAAATCTTATTAAGCTCTATTTAGTCTTGATTCTTCTTTTATAAGAGAGTCCAATTTCCAGGCCTCCAGACTTGGATCAAGCGTTTCCCCCTCCGTTGCCTAACCAACGTCATCCCATCATCGTCTACTGCCCCTTCTTTACACCATACCACCTCTGGATTAGGTTgtcaatgaaaaatatattctaGAGAACTTATTCTTGAAACAACTTTTTTAGGTGtcaaaagaaagaattttttcaagggTTTTATATAAGAGGTCTTTGGGTTAATTGTactcatattttcttttctgaaaaaaacTAGATGGACTATTTGAATCTTGAAGGTTGGATGAGATTCCTCTCTTCTGAAATGCCTGAGGCTCATAagaaacatatttttaaattaacatttatgtatttgtttcaaatgatttttaatttataattgtTTTACTTTCTTAAATTTTATTGGTCCAACTGATTTATCAGCAGGATGGATCATACACTTGGCCCTTCAAGCAAGCAAATGCCCACTTAAGGATAATCCTAATCATCATCATAAATGTTGCTTTAATCGGCATTGATATTTtaacaaagattttttttgacaaaaaatGGTTGTTGGCACCAATGTCGATCTATTCTGGTGATAATTAACTTGCACTATGCTGGTCAGAATTTGCACTTTAACTAAAACTTGGGAACTAAGAAATATTCAACCTTTGTGTTAAAGAAGTTGCATACCTTTGTGGAATAGCGCGATGTCTATGTATGAATGTTGTCTGATACCTAGGTCACAATAACAAGTATCATTGTACAAATTAATACAGTtgcaaaattaaaataataggaGCAAATAaacttttattaataaaataaaagttaCCTATATCGTCCAAGAATACTGTTTTAAAACACATGGCCATTATTCACCTCGGGACATCAATATCAACACAAACATGTATGACCAGCCAAGAACATATTTATAGCACCCACTTAGTCCAAATAGAACACTTGTTCTATCTTCACAATTCCGTCACTCTATGTCATAGCATTTGGTTCACTTCacaagaaaatgccaatgttGTATCCCAAAGGTCAATACAATTTTCTGAGACTCGAGCCTGCTCTGACCGACCTTCGAGCCTACCTTCTAAGGCCAAACTTTGCCCTTACTTGAACTTTGATCTTTCAGCTTGGCCTCGACCTtttgttcatttttttaattataaaaaatactaaaaaatatataaaaatattttaaaaatgctAAATATGAATGACTCAATATTAGCGATAATCTCCAATATGTTTATTATCCCATTaagtttaaatatctaaataatTGTCTACTAAGTTTACAAATATATTAAACATAAACAAataatacaagaaaaaaaattcagaatggATTGGGCTTTAATCTTCAAGCCTGAGTTGTACCTTTTCTAGGCCCAACCCCAACCGCCCGGCCTAAAACCTTGGCTCAAGCCTGCACAAAAGGCTATGGGCATGAAAGGCCAAGCAAGCTACCTAGCCCATGAGCATGTCTAGTTTGACATGCAAGTATTAGGGAATTATCGAAGAAATGTTACTTATTCAAACAAATGTTACAAACTAATCCAAACATTAGCTCGAAGGTCtaaagagagagagcgagaaggTCCATAACAAAGTAGGAAAGGaaaattttgatattatttttaatgtgatatatatatatatatatatatatatatatatatatatatatatatactttcgATATTTGTGCTGGTTTATTAGGTGTTTTTTCCCCTTATGCTATATAACTATAACCATAGTTGTTAAATCCAAACTAGAGATAGACTTAGCCAAGTGGCCAAGCCACCAAGTCATTGTTCCAATTGCTGGGTTAATGATCAGACCAAatgtataagaaaaagattttaaaaatttaaaaatataaaatttagatACAACCTAAGAAAAAGATACATATTATTgataaatttccaaatttaaatGCTACACTTTAAATTATATGGATTTATAtcctatattttttattatttgcgACATGAATGTAAAGTTAATCATGAaacatctattttttaaaaaatataataagtaTTCGTAATATGAAAGAAATGTAGAACTAATTGATATCTTTGAATTATTTTAAATTGTTAAGTTTTGGAAATACCCTAAAGCAAttaaagtatatatatatttccattttttaCTAACAAGAAGAATTTTACTATTGAAATATCACTCAATAACATAAAATAGTTTCCTTTATTCTTTCTCTCATAGGAAGTGCATGCAaaactatttttatttgttgttgtttcatcttcTGCTGGTTGTTATGCATGAACTTAGCTCAATTGATAGAGAATTGTTATGCAATGACTATAAGTTATTCTTCCTAATGAGATAAATCATGTATTGCTTATGCATATTCTCTCCCTTGAAATATTTACCACAATTATGAATTGTACACAATGTACATGCGATCACCTATCAACAAGGGCCAAAGCACAATTGTaggtatacacacacataccatcataaaatttttgtttatgAATTGCCTTCCTTTTTTTATAGAtttgatatggtttcttgaagTCCTTCTCTAGTATTTTACCATTGTATCGACATTTTTtatgaattttgaatttcactTTAACTAAATATATGGAAACTAGAGGAGAAAATAGTTAATATATAATTTTGAAACATTATCATATTTAAAATTCAAGTTAGAATTATCTTACCAACATTATTGATAATGAAATACAACCATTTCTCTCTAAAAAGGTTAACAAATTTGGTCTACTGTCATAGGTGGTAAGGCACATCCTTTATTCGAATGGAGGTGTGACTGTCATTACAGAGGATGGCATGAGTTATAAAGCAGCATATGTGATGGTTTCTGTTAGCATTGGCGTCCTCCAAACAAAACTCATCGATTTCAAGCCAGTCTTACCTGTAAGAAATGATGTTGTTAATTTACAATAAATGCAAACTTATTTATGGTTTTAATTTAACATCGCTGACCTATTCTAAGATTAAACAATATGCTATTACGAATGTTTCTAATTCTTGCTTATTATTGGTGGCTTTTACTATCATGACACTGGGTCAGCGATGGAAAATCCTAGCAATATACCAGTTTGACATGGCTGTTTACACCAAAATCTTCCTTAAGTTCCCTTACAAATTCTGGCCTGAAGGGAATGGGACAGAGTTCTTCATTTACACCAGTGAAAGAAGGGGATATTATCCAATATGGCAGGTAAGCCTTTCCTTatcttaagatttgtttatagaCTAAGTAGCtcttccttcattttttttcttctttagagcaAAAAGAACTATTCTTTTCATAGTAATTTATGGCATACAATACTGGCCATTAGATACTTCTTAACCCATCTAATACTCTGATTGGACTAAATTTGTGATGAGAAGTCTATGAGTGCTCCTTACCTCTTCAATGTTGTTTGCAGCAATTTGAAAAGCAATACCCAGGAGCCAATGTCCTCATGGTTACAGTCACAGACGACGAATCTAGAAGGATAGAGCAACAAAAAGACTCCGAGACAAAGGCAGAAGTCATGGAAGTTCTTAGAGAAATGTTTGGTAGAAACATACCAGAGGCAACTGACATACTTGTTCCTAGATGGTGGTCCAATAGGTTTTACAAGGGTAGCTTCTCTAACTGGCCAATTGGAGTAAACCGATATGAGTACGATCAGATTAGGGTAATAAGCCAATGCCTTGTATTTATGAGATATTTTAGCTTATCAATATTGCTAATAAACAAATGATTAGATAATAATAATGCCAACCTTAGAGATTATAATTCAAGAATTCATCTAATTGTTCACTTATGATGAAGGCACCTGTTGGAAGAGTTTACTTCACCGGGGAGCACACGAGTGAGCATTACAATGGTTATGTCCATGGTGCCTACCTTTCAGGTTTGTTTTCTTTAATCTCACAAATCATCAAAAGATCTTTACCAAATTTGATGCTTATATTTTAATAACTCATCCTTTTCAGGCATCGATTCTGCAAACATGGTGATTAAATGTATCAAGAATAAAATGTGCAAGGTCCAAATCAAAGCCAAGGATGCATAAGTTCAGGTAgtaattatctttttctttatgaCAATATGCACATATCATATTTATCTAAGAAAAATATGCACCTATCCTTGAACACTTATTAAAAGGGTTTTAATAAAACAAGACAACAATTTTCATGAGTTGCAAGAATAAAGTGCCATTTTTTTTCTCAAGAAAAGCTTTGGTGAAACTTTATTACTTTCATTAAGACAGATAGATTTACGAAATGAAATGAAGGCCCTAAGGCcagcaaaataaaagaaaaatcaagaagaaaagGGGATAGAAAAATATGCAAAGCTTGAAAGTTAGAGGCAGGTTTAACAAGAAACTTGGAGGAGTTAGGAAAAAATCTATTATTCCTTCCAAACAAAATCACCCAACAACTAGAAGCAAAAATATGTCAAATCCTTCTTCCAAGATTATTCAATATAAT is from Phoenix dactylifera cultivar Barhee BC4 unplaced genomic scaffold, palm_55x_up_171113_PBpolish2nd_filt_p 001410F, whole genome shotgun sequence and encodes:
- the LOC120108588 gene encoding polyamine oxidase 1-like — encoded protein: MAAIVVVALLLTAHVIGASASPSVIIVGAGLSGISAAKTLSDAGIKDILILEATDHIGGRIHKTKFAGLNVELGANWVEGVNGNMMNPIWEMVNKLQLKTFYSDYNNLSSNTYMQGGRLHKASVVQEAIDLSEKVDESGEKLSKSLAPSGQEDISVLTYQRLKNHVPSSPLEMALDYYLHDYEFAEPPRVTSLQNTVPLRTFADFGDDLYFVGDQRGYETVVYDVAKQFLKTNSNGSIVDPRLLLNKVVRHILYSNGGVTVITEDGMSYKAAYVMVSVSIGVLQTKLIDFKPVLPRWKILAIYQFDMAVYTKIFLKFPYKFWPEGNGTEFFIYTSERRGYYPIWQQFEKQYPGANVLMVTVTDDESRRIEQQKDSETKAEVMEVLREMFGRNIPEATDILVPRWWSNRFYKGSFSNWPIGVNRYEYDQIRAPVGRVYFTGEHTSEHYNGYVHGAYLSGIDSANMVIKCIKNKMCKVQIKAKDA